The genomic region TTTGTAATATCTGGGCTTTCTGTAGGGTGGCAATTTTTATAGCATTCGTTTAACTTTTTAAAGCAACCCACTACAGATTTACAGCATAAACgctatttgtttttcctttggcAGGAGTCAGAAGAACTTTCTTCTGATGAAGAGATGAAAATGGCAGAAATGCGCCCACCGCTGATAGAAACTTCCATTAACCAACCAAAAGTAGTAGCACTTAGCAATAATAAAAAAGGTTAGataacaaaacacacaaaatcaAGAGTACTGTTATATGGTTCTAAGGATTGTTCATTTCTCTATTATTGAGTAAATACCTAGGTATGGCAGAATTTGAGCTTGATTTTTTTGTAAATTTGGTAGTTAATAGTGATTTATTTTTAACGTCCTTCCTCCTCAATTTTTATAgattcaaaaaaataaatacatttcacagtTTCACAGCAGGAGGCACCCTGTGTTGTCATAGGACTGTgtcagcagggctgcagagcgcTCTCTACATGGCTGGGATACAGGGGCCCTGTGGGTGCAAAGTGTGGGGGAAGCTGCACTCCCTGATAACTATCAATGGATAATTTTTTCCATTGATATCTGTGTGTCAGGTAAAATCAACGTTTACTGATGACTACCAATTTAAAttgaatcctgccaagcctatAAATATCCCATTTTTGTGGAATAAATGAAAATTTAAACTGCAGAAAAATGGAATTTGTCAAGTGCCTCTTTGCCATTCCAGACTGGTGCTCGTAAATCCAAAGCCACTtagttctctctttctttccagaGGAAACTTTGTATTATGAAATTTGTTAGAAGAACCAGAATTGGTTCTCTGGAGGATAATTGTTCTAGCCAGAGCAACCGTTTTGTCAGAAGTGTAAGGGCTAGTCCAGATTTCTGGGGCACAAATTTTAAAGGTTAGGAAAGAGATGGCTCTTTGCCCATTTTGTATATTCTCCTATGTTGCCCAGTCCAGTTCCTTTCAGAGCAAGGACGACTCTGGACACACTATATAAAGGGATAAGGGTTAATGAGATCTTATGGATCTGTAGGGCTTTGCCCTGCTTTGGACCCACATAACATTCATTCACTTGCTTGCGGAAGAAGTGTGAGAAAGGGAGATGATCTTGACAGTTAGCAAAACCTTCTCTGAGATCTGATGTCTGGTTAATAAAATGAGCCAAAAGCTCTTTCTTTGTCCCAGGAGCCAGAGGCCAGGTTGGCAAATTAATTCCTGCTGGTGCCTGAGTTAGTCTCTtggagccaaattttcaaagttaGGCAAGGTGAATCGTATATGTACATTTGCCTGTCTAATTTATGTGTATGAAACCTGACTTGCTTATGCAcatggctggtttggtgcctagTAGGCCATGCATATAGATGATTTGTACTATCTCATCAGGTATTTGTATGCATAGGTTAGGCAAGAGCAAATGTGTGCAAGAATACATGCCTTACTTAGGTCTTCATGAAAATACTACAGAGTTCTGTTTCTGGATTATGGTTAGGCATAAAAACATTGTTGATCTTCTCTTGCTATATTTATAAAACTGATTCTTCAGAACATAACAGTATTTAGAGCACATTCAAAGGTTTTTCAAAGATTCATTTTCTTCcagaatattttgtttaataCATAGCTGTGTTCTAACTATATACAGTACATTACTGTTTATCCAGATGACTGGGGGACATATACAACTTTTGGATATCTTGGCATTCAGATAAACTGAAGTGCTATTTTGAGCTGCAGTTTCATTGATACAGAAATATGGGGAAAGAAGGGAGTAATGCTGATGTTTGCTTAATACTTTGTACTTTATTAAAGAGTAGAAAAAAAATTTCATTGAGTTTATTAAAACCCCAGATTGTATTAAAACCATTGTGGGACATAATTTAAAGTatttgtctatttaaaaaaaaaccctgactaATCACCGTCAGTGATGAAGGCTATTGAGAATTTATTAGTGTAAATAATTTGAACAACTGTATTGTCAAGCCTAAACTGAATAAAAGTATTGTCAGTGTTAGGCCTCAAACTTCCAGAAGCTTCAAAAAGCAAGCTTTGCAAAATTAGGCTAAAACCTGTGGTCAAAAAACACTGCAACCAAACAACGCTTTATGCTAACTCCTATGTGGTAAAATAAGGCCTTCAGGCATAGCTTATAAAACCACATTACTCACAGTCAAAACAACAGGCTATATGGAAATAAGTTATCTCCTTGTGCATAACTTATAAAACTAAAACAACAATTAAATATCAAAGTAAACACAACCACCACAGTAAACAATTGGCCTACCCTAATTGGTTGGTCTGTTTTAAAATACGgccaacaaataaaataaaaagtatgaAGGCACAAAACTGTGCGTGTGTGTTTTGGTAAACCCAGCCAACACCCCCGAACAAAAGGAACGTGCACTTCTCAACCGTCTGTACCTGGCCAATGCAAAAAATGGCCAACTAAAGGGTAACGTATGCAGGGTAGGGTTATAAAGTAAAAAAAAGTCTGGTCGCTCAAACTAATTTAATCTCAAGTTGTGTTAACACTACAGTATTAAAAATGGTAGTGTCGGAATAATTTAATCTCCAGTTGTATCAATACTGCAGTATTAAAAGTAGTATTAAAAGCTCAATAATAGtattacattgtttaaaaatagTAGTAAGTTGTTAATCAAGATATAATATCTTTACTTGTACTTGTGCTTACTAAGGGCAAAAACAGTACATGTAAAGTTAGTAGTTAATAAGTAATAATAGCTTTGCATGTGCTTGTACCTGTCATCAGTATAAATTGCCATTTATATTCAATACTAATGCATAATATTACATTCCCTTATAGTAGTAAGTAACTAATGCATAATATTACCTGTACTTGTGCTTGTCTTCAGTATAACTTGccatttatattaatccttattcATTGCTggtctttaatttttcttttcctattctgtCTGTATTGCATTTATAGCCGTAAATCATTAAAAACCtttcttaaaaaataatcagtaattttaatttttcttataAGGGCACTATTCAACCTCATTACCTCTGTGGTGGGTGGTGGAAAGTAGCAATCATCCAGGGCCCAATTAGGGTCTTAATGCGTGTCCCCCTCCCTTTATCTCCACAATTAGCAGATGATTTACATAGGGCTATATGAGGGGCACACTGGATTCGATTAAATGGAATTATACCATAAGGTTAGCAAGTAGCAACTTTGTGTACTGCTACATTACTATTTGTCTCACATTCAAAGCTGAACACTTTACTTGGAAAAAAGCTAATAAAGTTTTTGCAATATAAGCACTTGAAGGGGGTCTAAAAACAGAAACATGTGAAACATAATTTGATTGATGGCCTTTGGAAAAGATTATATAATGTAACGTTGGTACCTGGCCAATAAACCTTACAAAGAGCAACAAGTTGAATTTCAGTAGTGGACGAGTACTGGCTGCACTTAACCAGCTGTTCCTTAAACAGGAACCATTGCTGACAAAAACAGAAATTCCGTCAAATTATATGAAGCAAAACTGAACTTTGCAAAGGCAATTCATCAatgtttataataataataataattaataattattgaTGGTGTTAGTGTATGAAGAAATTATACTTTCTTTTTCTAGTAATAAGCATTACACGTGAATATTTGTTGACTTTATAGACGATCAATATGTGCATGACTAAACTGACAAATTTTGTTTCAGATAAAGATGCAGATTCCTTATCAGATGAAGCTACCCACAACAGCAATCACAATAACAGCAATTGTTCCTCTCCTTCTCGAATGTCAGATTCAGTTTCTCTAAATACCGACAGTAGCAATGACACTTCAGTGTGCTCTCCGGACAAAGAAACACATAGTGCTGCTATTTCCAAAATCAGGTTTGTGAAACCGTTTATAGCAAGGCTATAACAGCAAGGATACCTGAGCAACTACAATAGAGAAACTTGTTGCTTATCTTTTAGTAAAAATTGTTGTTATAGTCCAGTCTGACACCTTGATTATTGttcattaaataattaatttaaatatgttcatattctaaaataattttaaataacaaaataggACTTTTATCTTGAAGTGTAACACAAAATAACttgtttttcttaattaaaaaaaaaaaggcaccccAGCAAATTGTAATAGTCAAGAATCTGTTCCCATCTTCTTAAAGTACAATAATTGTATCCTTTTCAACTTTTATTTTTCTACTACCTCTACAGAAAACTTCATCATATCATTTACGATTATTCAGAGGATGTTGGAGAGCAAATAGTTTAACGACACAGGTTGCAAAAAGTGGTTAGATTTCCTTAAATATTGTACTCTATTAGTTTAATGGCTAGCAGTCTATAGTTTAGTAATTAAAATCTGATATAACGAACTAAAATCAAGGCATTTTTCTCATGCTGATCTTGTTTAGAAGTATCCAATCAGAAATATAATTTTATTGCAACAAAAATGACGTAAGTACAATATTGAAACATTAACACTGAACTTTTAAGTGGAATTCTGAAATTAGGGCCTGATTTTACAACCTGTTGCTAATTCAAGAATTCTTGTTTACATGAAtagtccattaatttcagtgcaaCTTGTCATGCGAGTAAGACTCGCAGGATTAGGCCGTTAGTAcagaatgtttttcctaatgggAATATAACATTATAAATTAGGTCAGCAATTGGTCTTTTGTCTCATCATGCATCCATggtgtgggacttctgcatgATAATACACAACTTATCTAAACcagtatttaaaaatagatcAATGCTATTGGCAGCCTCTCTGGTTTTCTTAAAGAACTATCTTTTTTTCAGGCAAGAAGATGAAAATTTTAATAGCCTTTTGCAAAATGGAGGTGAATTAAACATCACAGCAGAAGAAGAAATCAATGTGCAAGAGAAAGTTACAAATTTACCTGAATATGAGTTAAGGATTGAAGAGAGATTAGCTCTAATAGAAAAAGGTGTTGATCTAAACACAACTACTGAGGAATCACACAAATTAGACCAAATTAACAtgaacatcaacaaactgactaGTGAAGATACAATACAACCAAGTGTTATGGAAAGATTAAAGACACAGGAAATAGTGTCGGTAAAGGGCTGTTTAAACTATAACATGAAAGAAGAAACTGAGCACTTGGAAAATAGAAATCAATATTCTAACCTCTGTTCTATAAGTAAAGTGAATGGACATTCTGAGAAAGTACCACAATCTCCAAGGAAGGCTGAATTAAAGAGAAGCATTACAGTTGACACTGATTCTTCTGTGGATATATGTATTTCAAAGAGCACTGAAGATCTGTCCCCACAGCGAAGTGGTCCTGTGGTGAAATCTCACAGTATCACCAACATCGACACTGGTGCTCTAAAAATTTTTGATATTGTTAATGACAATGGATCCCAAGAGCCCAACTCACTGGTAAAATCAGCATCTGCTGGTCCAGATGGAAAAAACATTGTCCGAAGCAAGTCTGCTACTCTTCTATATGACCAACCTTTGCAGGTATTTCCTggatcatcatcatcttctgaTTTAGTATCTTGTACAAAAACTTTGTTTAAGTTTGATTCAAATCACAATCCTGAAGGTGCTAATGTAGTTAGAGGACCAGGGGCAAGTGGTGCACAGATGTTCAGTGTACCTCAGTATAATATCCAATATAGCAGCAGTACAACAGCCAAAGACACCTTGTGGCTCCCAAAACAAAATGCCCAAATAGAACAAGGGAGCTTACCACCTCAGCGTCTATCTAGGTCAGACAGCACAGAAAGCTCTAATTATGTAAAACATTCTGCCAACATGAATTTCTCCAATCATAATAACGTTCGAGCCAATGCTGCATATAACATGCATCAAAGGATGGGTGGAAGACATTTAGAAATGTGGGCTATTCCACCGAATGATAGACTTGTTCCTGGAGCAACCCGAAATACTCTTCAGAGACAGAGCAGCATATCCTCTACAGCTTCCATAAATGTTGGTGATACTGGACCCCCAAGGCGTGCCCAAGTTCCTGAAGGGGACTACTTAACATATAGAGATTTGCATTCAATGGGAAGAGCTCCACCAATAATGTCTGGGCAACCGAGACCTCTTTCTGCAAGAACGTACAGCATTGATGGTCCAAATGCACCTAGACCTCAGAGTGCTCGTCCTTCAGTGAATGAAATACCAGAAAGAACTATGTCAGTTAGTGACTTTAATTATTCACGGACTAGTCCCACAAAAAGACCAAACCCAAGGGTTAATTCTGAACATTCTTTGTTAGACCCTCCAGGAAAAAGCAAAGTCCCTCATGATTGGCGGGAACAGGTGCTGCGACACATTGAAGCTAAAAAGTTAGAAAAGGTAAAAAATTGTTAATTATGTTCATCTTTCTGTCATCCTGTATTATAAAAAAACTACATAATCTGTATTTTGATTAATTTTTCACTTTGTAATGAAAATGTGCTCTGAAACTTTTTAAATGGGACCTGTGAAcagttttttttcaaaaaatatagGTAATTATAAATGTATGTGTTGAATGTCTCCGAGAAATATTCAGATAACTGATTATAAACTTACCCTTCCCGAAAAAAGgaaaaaccctcccccccccatcatacTTGTTGGCTCAGTTCAACTACGTTAGAATGAATCATTATGTAACATCATGGCTTCCACCAAGGAGCCTTGCTGAACTATAGACCCAGTGCTTAGAGGCTCAGGtaagtgtttttaattgtagtgtagttttaaaaaattatattatattttgCAAGGTGACTGAAAAGTTAATGGTTTTGTAGTTTCAGTTGCATCTGAGCACCAAAGCCACACTAAGTAGATATTAATCTGGAATCTAGTCTTTTGGAGTTCATGTTTGTCAGAATCTTGAAAGATCTTTTGCTGCTTTGAGATAAGGCACTTAACCATCCTGATCATGTAGTAGATCCCAGCAGATTTTTGATCTGACTGATCATTGGTGGCTAAAAGACAGTGGCTGATATTTCTGGAGCTGCTTTGCTATACCCGGAAGATAAGAGTTGATTGGCATTGTTGAACAATTATATGTCATCACcaagggatgtgaagggaagCTAGCATCTTTCAGGAATGTAGTCATTCATGTTGCCCAATGTATATACAAAGCCTCTTAGGAAAGTATTTTCTAAATATAGGGCAGAGTGTCATTGCTCTGCTGGCGATACACATTTCTTGTCCTTGAAAACACGTTGCCTTGGATGACATTGTCAGTCAGATGCATCAAGCTGCTTTATCCTTACCCTCAGGAAGATAGTCTTTCTGGTGGGTAATGATTATCATGTTAATATTTTCCTCACCTCAATGTCCCTTCTTGTTAAGGGGATTTATTTGAAGATGATAAGCAAGGTTAAAAATCTTGGCATCATACTCAAGCATGACTTTTCAATGGACGTGGAACAAAAGTATTTTTTTGAATCTGCAGTTTTTTTTCAGGCTCTAATCTTCTTTTTATGTGATATCAGAACAGCAACATTAGCCCTCATGACCAAGAATCTTAATTATTGTAATTCCCTCCTCATAGGAATAAGTTCTAGACTCTGGCTTCAAGCCTTATCTGGGTAGGTATGTGAGCTCTGATATCATGTACATTTTAAGGATCTCACAATAGTGCTTTTATTGTGGTGGATCCTTGAGTACCCACAGAAACGAAGGACCATCACTACGGCCCTACCAAATtctcagtccattttggtcaatttcacggtcataggattttaaaaatcataaatttcatgatttcagctatttaaatctgaaatttctcgGTGTGGTAattgtatggtattgccacccttacttctgtgctgctgatggcaggactctgtcttcagagctgggcacctggccaacaacTGCCGCTCTCTGGTCACCCAgccatgacacacacacccccacaccccccaaaaaaaataaccttgcgaccctcctggaactccattttgggtcaggacgcatttttcatggccgtgaatttggtagggccctaaccatCACAGACCTCATCACCTTCCACTCCCAGTGTAAGGTGCACGTCTTCAACCTTGCTTCTCTTGTATAAATACATAGAAGCATAAACATAAAGAACAAAAACAACCCTACCTAAACAAAATACTACACTTTATGCACAATTCTCCCGCTTGGGATAAGATGAGAGAATGGGTAGAGCTCTGCCAATAATGTCTTGGCAACAGGGACTTTTTTCTGCCAGAACTTAT from Chrysemys picta bellii isolate R12L10 chromosome 6, ASM1138683v2, whole genome shotgun sequence harbors:
- the ERBIN gene encoding erbin isoform X6, giving the protein MTTKRNLFVRLVPCRCLRGEEETVTALDYSHCSLEQVPKEIFTFEKTLEELYLDANQIEELPKQLFNCQSLHKLSLPDNDLTTLPASIANLINLRELDVSKNGIQEFPENIKNCKVLAIVEASVNPISKLPDGFSQLLNLTQLYLNDAFLEFLPANFGRLTKLQILELRENQLKMLPKTMNRLTQLERLDLGSNEFTEVPEVLEQLSGLKEFWMDGNRLTLIPGLIGSLKQLTYLDVSKNNIEIVEEGVSGCESLQDLLLSSNSLQQLPESIGSLKKVTTLKIDENQLMYLPDSIGGLISVEELDCSFNEIEALPSSIGQLTNIRTFASDHNFLIQLPPEIGNWKNVTVLFLHSNKLEFLPEEMGDMQKLKVINLSDNRLKNLPYSFTKLQQLTAMWLSDNQSKPLIPLQKEVDPETQKTVLTNYMFPQQPRSEDVLFISDNESFNPSLWEEQRKQRAQVAFECDEDKDEREAPPREGNLKRYPTPYPDELKNMVKTVQTIVHRLKDEETTDDGGKESKREGQQVSVKDVGVKTSEIASAKSKTEDRENYMMENCVQKPTEPEAEHSTGNSQMTAHVKTLENTKIIVNHEDTLEESEELSSDEEMKMAEMRPPLIETSINQPKVVALSNNKKDKDADSLSDEATHNSNHNNSNCSSPSRMSDSVSLNTDSSNDTSVCSPDKETHSAAISKIRQEDENFNSLLQNGGELNITAEEEINVQEKVTNLPEYELRIEERLALIEKGVDLNTTTEESHKLDQINMNINKLTSEDTIQPSVMERLKTQEIVSVKGCLNYNMKEETEHLENRNQYSNLCSISKVNGHSEKVPQSPRKAELKRSITVDTDSSVDICISKSTEDLSPQRSGPVVKSHSITNIDTGALKIFDIVNDNGSQEPNSLVKSASAGPDGKNIVRSKSATLLYDQPLQVFPGSSSSSDLVSCTKTLFKFDSNHNPEGANVVRGPGASGAQMFSVPQYNIQYSSSTTAKDTLWLPKQNAQIEQGSLPPQRLSRSDSTESSNYVKHSANMNFSNHNNVRANAAYNMHQRMGGRHLEMWAIPPNDRLVPGATRNTLQRQSSISSTASINVGDTGPPRRAQVPEGDYLTYRDLHSMGRAPPIMSGQPRPLSARTYSIDGPNAPRPQSARPSVNEIPERTMSVSDFNYSRTSPTKRPNPRVNSEHSLLDPPGKSKVPHDWREQVLRHIEAKKLEKIT